One genomic segment of Pseudonocardia sp. T1-2H includes these proteins:
- a CDS encoding LacI family DNA-binding transcriptional regulator: MSIRAVAARAGVSPATVSRVFTQPDAVALETRRRVLAVADELHYTPHPVARSLARGSTGNLGIVVPDIANSFSAVVTKAVQQEAARDGYALFVSGSDELARDEEQWARAMAPQVDGLMLVSPLMSDDALRALGPTPLVLSNRLLDALPSVVTDATEAVGHAVEHLAALGHREIVYLAGPEGFANTMRVRGYDGACRRLGLRPRRLGPFNARFSDGVRAADLVLATPATAVVAYNDEVAVGVLNRLVDRGLRVPDDLSVVGVDDTSLAEMVTPRLTTVRLPAAESGRAAVRMLLDVIAGRPGPDGPLLLQAELIVRSSTGPVRVHE; this comes from the coding sequence GTGTCGATCCGCGCCGTCGCCGCCCGGGCCGGCGTGTCGCCCGCGACGGTGTCCCGGGTCTTCACCCAGCCGGACGCCGTGGCCCTCGAGACCCGGCGCCGGGTCCTGGCCGTCGCGGACGAGCTGCACTACACCCCGCATCCCGTCGCCCGCTCGCTCGCCAGGGGCAGCACCGGGAACCTGGGGATCGTCGTGCCGGACATCGCGAACTCGTTCTCCGCCGTCGTCACCAAGGCGGTGCAGCAGGAGGCCGCGCGGGACGGCTACGCGCTCTTCGTCTCCGGTTCGGACGAGCTGGCCCGGGACGAGGAGCAGTGGGCGCGGGCGATGGCCCCGCAGGTCGACGGCCTGATGCTCGTCTCGCCGCTGATGTCCGACGACGCGCTGCGCGCCCTGGGGCCGACCCCCCTCGTCCTGTCCAACCGGCTGCTCGACGCGCTGCCCTCCGTCGTCACGGACGCGACCGAGGCCGTCGGGCACGCCGTCGAGCACCTCGCCGCGCTCGGCCACCGCGAGATCGTCTACCTCGCCGGACCGGAGGGCTTCGCGAACACGATGCGCGTGCGTGGCTACGACGGGGCCTGCCGGCGCCTGGGCCTGCGACCGCGCCGGCTCGGCCCGTTCAACGCCCGTTTCTCCGACGGCGTCCGGGCCGCGGACCTGGTCCTCGCCACCCCGGCCACCGCGGTCGTCGCCTACAACGACGAGGTGGCCGTCGGCGTGCTGAACCGGCTGGTGGACCGCGGCCTGCGGGTGCCGGACGACCTGAGCGTCGTCGGGGTCGACGACACCTCGCTCGCGGAGATGGTGACGCCGCGGCTCACCACCGTGCGCCTGCCCGCCGCCGAGTCCGGCCGCGCGGCCGTGCGGATGCTGCTCGATGTGATCGCGGGCCGGCCGGGCCCCGACGGGCCGCTGCTGCTGCAGGCCGAGCTGATCGTCCGATCGAGCACCGGACCGGTGCGGGTCCATGAGTGA
- a CDS encoding FUSC family protein yields MVDDAARELRRFGDELLRRVRERGRSALIRAGRITGASVAAFLVAQLLGLDHPPPLIAALTALLVVQATLASTLVNGVQRVLSVVSGVALAVLFVSFVGLTWWSLGALVAASIIVGQILRLGPHLVEVPISAMLVLGVGYAAGAEVTGVGRALETLIGAAVGVLVNVAFPPAVQTRNAGLAIERFADGIAALLEEAAAGLAAGPVEVETTARWLDDARRLNRHAPQVDKALAQAEESRRLNVRALGTRKPGASLREGLDNLEHASVSVRTLLRAVHDATREQTGIREDAAYAEEVRLTASALMGAVAAVVRSYGLLIRRGIESRGAPDSNDLHDALDALRTRRTEVADLLLTDPRGRDVLWGLNAALLTTVDRVLLEIDTGTRPR; encoded by the coding sequence ATGGTGGATGACGCGGCGCGGGAGCTGCGCAGGTTCGGCGACGAGCTGCTGCGCCGCGTCCGCGAGCGTGGCCGCTCGGCCCTGATCCGAGCCGGGCGGATCACCGGCGCCTCGGTCGCGGCGTTCCTCGTGGCCCAGCTGCTCGGGCTCGACCACCCGCCGCCGCTGATCGCCGCGCTGACCGCACTGCTCGTCGTGCAGGCGACGCTGGCGAGCACGCTGGTCAACGGCGTGCAGCGGGTGCTCAGCGTGGTGTCCGGGGTGGCGCTCGCGGTGCTCTTCGTGTCGTTCGTGGGGCTGACCTGGTGGAGCCTCGGGGCGCTGGTCGCGGCGTCGATCATCGTCGGGCAGATCCTGCGGCTCGGCCCGCACCTGGTCGAGGTGCCGATCAGCGCGATGCTCGTGCTCGGTGTCGGCTACGCGGCGGGGGCGGAGGTGACGGGGGTCGGCCGTGCCCTGGAGACGCTGATCGGGGCGGCGGTGGGGGTGCTGGTCAACGTCGCCTTCCCGCCCGCCGTGCAGACCCGCAACGCCGGGCTCGCGATCGAGAGGTTCGCGGACGGGATCGCCGCTCTGCTCGAGGAGGCGGCGGCCGGGCTGGCCGCGGGCCCGGTCGAGGTCGAGACGACGGCCCGCTGGCTCGACGACGCCCGCCGGCTCAACCGGCACGCGCCGCAGGTCGACAAGGCGCTCGCGCAGGCCGAGGAGAGCCGCCGGCTCAACGTGCGCGCGCTGGGCACCCGCAAGCCCGGCGCCTCGCTGCGGGAGGGACTGGACAACCTCGAGCACGCCTCGGTGTCCGTCCGGACCCTGTTGCGCGCGGTGCACGACGCGACCCGCGAGCAGACCGGGATCCGCGAGGACGCCGCGTACGCAGAGGAGGTCCGGCTGACCGCCTCGGCCCTGATGGGGGCGGTCGCGGCCGTCGTCCGGAGCTACGGGTTGCTCATCCGCCGCGGGATCGAGTCCCGGGGGGCGCCGGACAGCAACGACCTGCACGACGCACTCGACGCGCTCCGCACGCGCCGCACCGAGGTGGCGGACCTGCTGCTCACGGACCCGCGGGGCCGGGACGTGCTGTGGGGCCTCAACGCCGCACTCCTGACGACCGTGGACCGGGTGCTGCTGGAGATCGACACCGGCACCCGGCCGAGGTGA